In Puniceicoccus vermicola, the sequence GTTCGTGGAAAAAATTATGAAAACTCAAGTCGAATTCAGATCTGATAAGTTCCCCGCCTATGAAGGTGAAGAAGAGGAAATCAACCCGGGTCTCTGGGGGCGTCGACTTGCAGAATATTTGACTACCAAACTAAAAGAAAAAGGAATCCCTATTGAGGATTACTTCACTGAAGATTGGGGCTACTATCTTCCAATCGAGAATAAAGAATTCCGGCTAGCGATCTGCTGCGGCCACCAGTATGGCGACGACAATGAGTTCTTGTGCTTCACTGAGCCTCGAACGCCGAAAGTAAGAAAGCTATTTAAAAAGATTGATGCTTCAGAGCAGTTGGAAAAAATAACCAAAGCAATGGACGAGATTTTGACATCAGATCCCGATATTCGAGACATCCAGTGGATCGAAGCAAACTAAGCACGAACAAGACGGTTCGGGACAACGGCTAATCGCCGCGCCCGACCTCCACGTTCGAGAAAAAAACCATGAACACCCGTATTCTAGTTATATTGGCCTACACCGTAATGGTGATTTCCTTTATTGTGAGTTTCGTTACATGTGACTTTTCATGGTTTGCGCGATCGGGGTCCTTCATGACTGCCGTAGCCGTCCTGTTATCTTCGAGAGCAGCGATCCGACAGGCAGGAATAGCAAATGGTTTTAGAAACGAGCCTTCAGACCTCGAAAAGGAACTGAGTGAAGACAGGAATGCATTCAGCTTTGGGTTTTCATTTTTGGCAGTCGGAGCACTAATCTGGGGATACGGAGACCTTTTGAACATTTGCCTCTCCAGATAGAGTCTAACATTCGAACAAAACGACGCAGACAACAAGTGACCCCTCCCGCCGAATCTAAAAATCAACCGGACGACTGAGCCTCACAAGCTGGTTGTCTGGTCTCGACGTTCGACAAAAGAATGAAAATTGAAGAACACGACCTACTCAGCTCATCTGGAGAGTTCTCCAGAAAAGCGTGGTATCTCCCATGTGCGAAAAGCCCGGAGCAATTTTGCATCTTCCTCGACGGAGAGTATTACGTAAATAGAATGGATGCTGCTGCAAAGCTCATTGGGCTGCAGGAAAGCGAATCCATCCCCCCAGTTGCTTGCCTTTTCATTTCACATTTTGACGGAGAAGCTCGCCACTACGACTATACCTGCAATAAGCGGTATGCTAATTTTGTTGCGTCGGATGTAATCGCTTGGCTTCACGAACGAAATCCCGAAGTTACTTTGACTGGTCATTTGATTGGCGGGACAAGCTTGAGCGGCCTACAAGCAGCATTCACGGCCATGACTCACTCAAAGACATTCGCATTAAGCCTCATTCAGTCGGGGTCTTTCTGGTGGAATAAGGAGTGGCTAAAAGAGAATCTGCCGAACCTTTGTGCGACCGAGGGTAGATTTTGGATCAGCGTCGGCGATAAAGAAACAGAATCAGAGGCCACACACCCGCCGACGGGAATGCGTCAAGAACTAGATCAGATTTCTGCCACTGAAAGGTTTATTGGGAGATTGAAGCACTACAACTCAGAGGTTTGCTACCATCTCTACAGCGGGGGACACGAAATTCGACCGTGGGAGCAGGAGTTCTCCAGCGCAATCCAATGGTTACACAAAGGAGTCGAACAAGGCAGTGGTGGCAACGTCGGCTAGCGCCGCCGTGCCACACTTTTACGATCTCCAGAAAAAATGAATCAAGATAGCTACTTCTTAGTCAGCCACATTCCTTATGGATATTTGATTCTGCTCGGGGTTGCTTTTGCAATTTGGTTATACTCAGAATTAAAAGTAAAAAGAAAGTTGGTTCGCATAGTCATCAGTGTTTTCTGTGCTTCTTACGCCTTATTTTTCTGCTGGAACGTTTCCCAGATTTCACCAATCGCTACGAATTTCACCTTATCGAACTCACTCTACCTAATTGAAGATAACCTCGACCAAGGAAAAGTGAATCAAGTCCAAGCAGCACTGAAAGAATTTGAGAGAATGGAATCAGAAAGCTCACTTCTGGAAGCTTCCATTTATCTACAACATCAACTCCAAACAGAGGAGATCCAGACGCAGTAGTCAACGTCGCTAACGCGCCGTCGACTATGCTCCACGATCGACAGAAATGAAATCACTCACCTCAGTGGTCCTTCTCGTATTACTGACCTCTCAGGTATTTGGGAATACTCAAAAATCAAAAGAAGTCGCTATTACCCAATCAAATGCTGCCGAACTGAAAGTGGCCGTAGAAGTTTATCGTTCAGCTTACTCAACGTATCCGCCACTCATTAAGTCAGAGCTACTCGAAGCTCTGAAAGGAAAGAAAGATGATGTGAACCCGAAGGGCTTACCCTTTTGGAGCCCGAAAAAAGAAAAGAAGATTCTCTGGTGGACTGTAAATCATGGTGTCGTGAACGCGAATGGAGAACTCAT encodes:
- a CDS encoding alpha/beta hydrolase, with amino-acid sequence MKIEEHDLLSSSGEFSRKAWYLPCAKSPEQFCIFLDGEYYVNRMDAAAKLIGLQESESIPPVACLFISHFDGEARHYDYTCNKRYANFVASDVIAWLHERNPEVTLTGHLIGGTSLSGLQAAFTAMTHSKTFALSLIQSGSFWWNKEWLKENLPNLCATEGRFWISVGDKETESEATHPPTGMRQELDQISATERFIGRLKHYNSEVCYHLYSGGHEIRPWEQEFSSAIQWLHKGVEQGSGGNVG